A genomic segment from Glycine soja cultivar W05 chromosome 20, ASM419377v2, whole genome shotgun sequence encodes:
- the LOC114403477 gene encoding uncharacterized protein LOC114403477 isoform X1, with amino-acid sequence MLVANSFDLWRKDAFFSAAEEVQESADIMESAYRAWLREKRERSTPEELNELCRELQTALGTAKWQLEEFDKAVRLSYRPHSDDNTSTRHRQFISAIESQITQVEAALRESYIEEGKQPLRWVNLDEEERDDLAAFLSGTCQTTQSTNDEYMEVKQAKKEDKIVDIYTFRNRDISASEKSSKDVISVNKDTDYLIEIKADAVSRSNDDLVSQTDRTTSTRKTWSPPNYGALKIVIADEGEQRDKPTRTVDATPKEKGFRNLFWKQKFEDYPQATRVVRMFNQRFGGIGICQSQRQFQSPLHLRYGCSVQVTLALMLTIFLIVPFVLYST; translated from the exons ATGTTGGTAGCTAATAGCTTTGATCTATGGCGAAAGGACGCTTTTTTCTCTGCGGCGGAAGAGGTGCAGGAATCAGCTGATAT AATGGAATCTGCATACAGGGcatggttgagagagaagagagaaaggtCAACTCCTGAGGAATTAAATGAACTATGTAGAGAGCTGCAAACTGCTTTAGGTACCGCAAAATGGCAG TTGGAAGAATTTGATAAAGCCGTCAGGCTAAGCTACCGACCTCACAGTGATGACAATACATCCACTAGGCATAGGCAGTTTATTTCTGCCATTGAAAGCCAAATTACCCAGGTTGAAGCAGCACTGAGGGAATCTTACATTGAGGAAGGTAAGCAACCACTTCGGTGGGTAAATCTTGATGAAGAAGAGCGAGATGATCTGGCTGCCTTTCTATCTGGAACTTGTCAGACCACACAAAGCACTAACGATGAATACATGGAGGTGAAACAAGCCAAGAAAGAAGATAAGATTGTAGATATATACACTTTCCGCAACCGGGATATATCTGCTAGTGAAAAGTCTTCTAAGGATGTCATTTCTGTTAACAAGGATACAGATTATCTGATAGAAATAAAAGCAGATGCTGTTTCTAGAAGTAATGATGATTTAGTTTCTCAAACAGATAGAACAACTAGTACAAGGAAGACATGGAGTCCGCCTAATTATGGTGCtttaaaaattgtaattgcTGATGAAGGTGAGCAGAGAGATAAACCCACACGGACTGTTGATGCCACCCCTAAAGAAAAAGGGTTCAGAAATCTATTTTGGAAACAAAAGTTTGAAGATTATCCTCAGGCCACGCGAGTAGTTCGTATGTTCAATCAG CGTTTTGGGGGCATTGGTATATGCCAGAGCCAGAGGCAGTTTCAAAGTCCCTTGCACTTGCGATATGGCTGTTCTGTTCAAGTTACACTTGCTCTAATGTTGACCATTTTTCTCATTG TTCCCTTTGTACTTTATTCAACTTGA
- the LOC114403477 gene encoding uncharacterized protein LOC114403477 isoform X2: MESAYRAWLREKRERSTPEELNELCRELQTALGTAKWQLEEFDKAVRLSYRPHSDDNTSTRHRQFISAIESQITQVEAALRESYIEEGKQPLRWVNLDEEERDDLAAFLSGTCQTTQSTNDEYMEVKQAKKEDKIVDIYTFRNRDISASEKSSKDVISVNKDTDYLIEIKADAVSRSNDDLVSQTDRTTSTRKTWSPPNYGALKIVIADEGEQRDKPTRTVDATPKEKGFRNLFWKQKFEDYPQATRVVRMFNQRFGGIGICQSQRQFQSPLHLRYGCSVQVTLALMLTIFLIVPFVLYST, translated from the exons ATGGAATCTGCATACAGGGcatggttgagagagaagagagaaaggtCAACTCCTGAGGAATTAAATGAACTATGTAGAGAGCTGCAAACTGCTTTAGGTACCGCAAAATGGCAG TTGGAAGAATTTGATAAAGCCGTCAGGCTAAGCTACCGACCTCACAGTGATGACAATACATCCACTAGGCATAGGCAGTTTATTTCTGCCATTGAAAGCCAAATTACCCAGGTTGAAGCAGCACTGAGGGAATCTTACATTGAGGAAGGTAAGCAACCACTTCGGTGGGTAAATCTTGATGAAGAAGAGCGAGATGATCTGGCTGCCTTTCTATCTGGAACTTGTCAGACCACACAAAGCACTAACGATGAATACATGGAGGTGAAACAAGCCAAGAAAGAAGATAAGATTGTAGATATATACACTTTCCGCAACCGGGATATATCTGCTAGTGAAAAGTCTTCTAAGGATGTCATTTCTGTTAACAAGGATACAGATTATCTGATAGAAATAAAAGCAGATGCTGTTTCTAGAAGTAATGATGATTTAGTTTCTCAAACAGATAGAACAACTAGTACAAGGAAGACATGGAGTCCGCCTAATTATGGTGCtttaaaaattgtaattgcTGATGAAGGTGAGCAGAGAGATAAACCCACACGGACTGTTGATGCCACCCCTAAAGAAAAAGGGTTCAGAAATCTATTTTGGAAACAAAAGTTTGAAGATTATCCTCAGGCCACGCGAGTAGTTCGTATGTTCAATCAG CGTTTTGGGGGCATTGGTATATGCCAGAGCCAGAGGCAGTTTCAAAGTCCCTTGCACTTGCGATATGGCTGTTCTGTTCAAGTTACACTTGCTCTAATGTTGACCATTTTTCTCATTG TTCCCTTTGTACTTTATTCAACTTGA
- the LOC114403263 gene encoding uncharacterized protein LOC114403263: MSCLALSLQPANGPDILLQTREWFPPSRALGALSAFRQTRRAFAANKHSAPDDAYAAESIGDDPLAASSGQVIVGVESRYRVVYRLVNGIYVLGITVADHDNSVNVFECIHIVNQAVSVVVTACRGVDVTPEKLSRKYAEIYMALDIVLRGVSNIRLAAMLATMHGENIAKMVHSAIDTENKIRGAETWASAEVHSLEHQAGIDAFTTATFELPPETLEAGDEVAASLAPAAPEPQEELQQKQEEPQVEKDPFAASDAINKPQELVEGFKKTKDPSGTDLTSALEGLDVTTLPPPEATQSTQINVEGFEGNYGGVEFGHEQASIGEAFEGFNDAWGGGLDPSEFVGPTKPNKPLGLGGVELLQTGPDAAPKAAGESGAGTPLENLLVKKTDMRGPEMYISEEISAEFRESLLARVGLMGVVYLRTLPPKTTGDKETEFSFQIEGTEAVKRFVIQSSRVSSLGNGLFHVRTAASEEPIPIMKYSLVPRLTPLPLRVRLTKRHTGSLLSVMIQYASNPDLLVPLHDVTFTLKLPVDPTLLKVSPKAVLNRTEREIKWLVPEIPLKGSPGRLRVRMPVDSNEDDEEIEVVGYVKFSEQVTQSLSGVSIRPASDSKTDFYEVSHTLESGVYMCN, translated from the coding sequence ATGTCTTGTCTAGCGCTTTCCCTGCAACCTGCAAATGGACCCGACATCCTTCTCCAGACGCGCGAGTGGTTCCCTCCCTCACGCGCCCTCGGCGCCCTCTCCGCCTTCCGCCAGACGCGCCGCGCCTTCGCCGCCAACAAGCATTCCGCGCCCGACGACGCTTACGCTGCGGAGTCCATCGGCGACGATCCCCTGGCGGCGTCCAGCGGCCAGGTCATCGTCGGTGTCGAGAGCCGCTACCGCGTCGTGTACCGCCTCGTGAACGGCATTTACGTGCTCGGCATCACCGTCGCCGACCACGACAACTCGGTGAACGTGTTCGAGTGCATCCACATCGTCAACCAGGCCGTGAGCGTCGTGGTGACGGCGTGCCGCGGCGTCGACGTCACGCCGGAGAAGCTCAGCCGCAAGTACGCCGAGATCTACATGGCCCTCGACATCGTCCTCCGCGGCGTCAGCAACATCCGGCTCGCCGCCATGCTCGCCACCATGCACGGCGAGAACATCGCCAAGATGGTCCACTCCGCCATCGACACCGAGAACAAGATCCGCGGCGCCGAAACCTGGGCCTCCGCGGAGGTGCACTCCCTCGAGCACCAGGCCGGAATCGACGCCTTCACCACCGCGACCTTCGAATTGCCGCCGGAGACGCTCGAAGCCGGCGACGAGGTTGCGGCCAGCCTGGCCCCCGCGGCGCCAGAGCCGCAGGAGGAGCTGCAGCAGAAGCAGGAAGAGCCTCAGGTGGAAAAGGATCCTTTTGCAGCGAGTGATGCAATTAATAAGCCACAAGAGCTTGTCGAAGGGTTCAAGAAAACAAAGGATCCTTCTGGTACTGATTTAACCTCAGCGTTGGAGGGGCTTGATGTTACAACATTGCCCCCTCCCGAGGCTACTCAATCCACGCAAATAAATGTGGAGGGTTTTGAAGGGAACTACGGTGGTGTTGAGTTTGGGCATGAGCAGGCTTCTATTGGAGAAGCTTTTGAAGGTTTCAATGATGCTTGGGGTGGTGGACTTGATCCTTCTGAGTTTGTGGGTCCAACCAAGCCTAATAAACCGCTAGGGCTTGGTGGTGTTGAATTGTTGCAGACTGGACCTGATGCTGCTCCTAAAGCGGCGGGTGAAAGCGGTGCAGGAACTCCACTTGAGAACTTGTTGGTGAAGAAAACTGACATGAGGGGTCCTGAGATGTATATCTCGGAGGAGATTAGTGCCGAGTTCAGGGAATCGTTGCTTGCTAGGGTAGGTTTGATGGGTGTTGTTTACCTCAGAACTTTGCCACCCAAAACCACTGGTGATAAGGAAACTGAATTTTCATTCCAAATTGAGGGAACGGAAGCTGTTAAAAGATTTGTTATACAGAGTTCGCGTGTTAGTAGCCTTGGCAATGGGCTGTTTCATGTGAGGACTGCGGCCTCTGAGGAGCCGATACCGATTATGAAGTATAGTTTGGTTCCTAGGTTGACACCTTTGCCTTTGAGGGTTCGGCTTACAAAACGGCATACTGGGAGTTTGCTTTCTGTTATGATACAATATGCCTCAAATCCTGATTTGCTAGTTCCCTTGCATGATGTTACATTCACTCTGAAACTGCCTGTTGACCCGACACTGTTGAAGGTTTCTCCAAAAGCTGTGTTAAATAGGActgaaagagaaattaaatggCTTGTGCCAGAGATTCCATTGAAGGGCTCTCCTGGCAGGTTGAGAGTACGGATGCCAGTAGATTCTAACGAAGATGATGAAGAAATTGAGGTGGTTGGTTATGTGAAATTTTCTGAGCAAGTAACTCAGTCATTATCTGGAGTTTCTATACGGCCTGCTTCGGATTCTAAGACAGACTTCTACGAGGTTAGTCACACACTTGAGAGTGGGGTATACATGTGCAATTGA
- the LOC114402031 gene encoding uncharacterized protein LOC114402031 produces the protein MEEEQTHIMKDSDDMESQEEEEEEREEALSLCDLPLNRNSRTPSLDDMSFKKILRPSSLPDHAGEIFNGFSSSSSSDMCPADDIIFCGKLVPFKAEQPLKNLIAAEEEKSPARRRRSESLSSVTRSNSVSTFTGSRHLMMRNSKSLDYSRLRESAAPEVDRNSSSRSVVPPEAAVKKATKPRWYSLMFGTMKIPPEMELSDMKNRQVRRNPSSTMFLTADSGGKMAVNRSHGKVSWRILKALSCKDHSSVAVTTSFPLPQAS, from the coding sequence ATGGAAGAAGAGCAAACACACATAATGAAAGACTCCGATGACATGGAAtcccaagaagaagaagaagaagaacgagaGGAGGCACTCTCGCTCTGCGACCTTCCACTTAACCGCAATTCCAGAACTCCAAGCTTGGACGACATGTCGTTTAAGAAAATTCTCCGACCGTCCTCGTTACCCGATCACGCCGGCGAGATTTTCAACGGcttcagcagcagcagcagctccGACATGTGCCCCGCCGACGACATCATTTTCTGCGGCAAACTCGTTCCTTTCAAGGCCGAACAGCCGCTGAAAAACCTCATCGCCGCTGAAGAGGAGAAATCTCCCGCGCGCCGCCGGAGATCGGAGTCTCTCTCCTCCGTGACGCGATCGAACAGTGTGAGCACGTTCACCGGTTCTCGCCACCTCATGATGAGGAACAGCAAGAGCTTGGATTATAGCAGGTTGCGAGAGTCTGCGGCGCCGGAGGTTGATCGGAATTCTTCCAGCAGAAGCGTCGTGCCGCCGGAGGCAGCGGTGAAGAAGGCGACGAAGCCGCGCTGGTACTCTCTGATGTTCGGGACGATGAAGATTCCGCCGGAGATGGAGCTCAGCGACATGAAGAACCGGCAGGTTCGCCGAAATCCGTCCAGCACGATGTTTCTCACGGCGGATTCCGGCGGAAAGATGGCCGTGAATCGCAGCCACGGGAAGGTGTCGTGGAGAATACTGAAGGCACTGAGTTGCAAGGATCACAGCAGCGTCGCCGTAACGACGTCGTTTCCGTTACCGCAAGCGTCGTAG
- the LOC114401618 gene encoding histone H4, which produces MSGRGKGGKGLGKGGAKRHRKVLRDNIQGITKPAIRRLARRGGVKRISGLIYEETRGVLKIFLENVIRDAVTYTEHARRKTVTAMDVVYALKRQGRTLYGFGG; this is translated from the coding sequence ATGTCTGGAAGAGGAAAGGGAGGCAAGGGTCTCGGAAAGGGAGGAGCGAAACGACACCGTAAGGTTCTGAGGGATAACATTCAGGGCATAACGAAGCCCGCAATTCGCCGTCTCGCGAGACGTGGCGGCGTGAAGCGTATCAGTGGTCTCATCTACGAAGAAACCCGCGGCGTTCTCAAGATCTTCCTCGAGAACGTCATTCGCGACGCTGTCACCTACACTGAGCACGCTCGCCGCAAGACCGTCACTGCCATGGACGTTGTTTACGCCCTCAAGAGGCAGGGCAGGACCCTCTACGGTTTCGGCGGTTAG